The following DNA comes from Streptomyces sp. Ag109_O5-10.
TGGTGAGGACGGTGGCGGCGGAGATGTAGTCACCGGCGACGGCCAGCCCGTTGCGCAACGGCGACAGGGACCGGTAGCCGGTGTAGAACTCGGCGAGGTCGTCCGCCTCCGGGCCGGTGAGCACGCAGAGCAGCAGGGTGAGGGCGACGACGGCGCAGAACGCGACGAGGGACCAGGACTGGGCGGAGCCGCCCAACCCGGTCACGGCGCCTGCTCCCGGTCCGCGACGGCCATGCCCGACTGGCGGCGTGCGCGCCGTGCCAGGGGATCCACGAAGCGGTGCGCGGCGGCCTCGTGGAGAAGGACCGCCAGCCAGGTCACCGGGATCTGGACCAGGGCCAGGACCAGTCCGGTGGGCAGGCCGCCCGGACCCGGGCGGGTCATCAGGGCAGGCGCCTTGACGGTCAGGGTGAGGAAGGCGGCGAAGTAGCCGAGCGCGGTGATGGTCGCCACCCGCCGTTGCCAGCGGTACGCCCGCCGCAGCAGGCGCAGGGTGCGGTGGGCACCGGAGCGAGGGTTCGCCGGAGGGGTGTCGTACGGCTCCTCGCCGGTCGACCAGGCCGGGGACGGGCGGTCGTACGGGGTCGGGCGGCCGCAAGGGGAGCCGCCCGAGGGTAATTCAGGCACATCGTAGGACATTTCGGCAACTCCTGGGTGGGGACCGGGGCCGGTCGTGACGGGACGCGAGCAGGGAGGGCGGTTCGGCCGGCCGCACGCCGTGCGGCCGAGAGCTGGTGGGAAACCGTGTGCGCCGGTCGTCCGGGACGTCGTCTCGTGGGAGAGCGGTCGAGTGGGCAAAGCGCCATGGTCTCCGGCGTGGGCGCCGTTCGCCAGGGGTGCGGCCGGAGTCGACGGGGACAGCCCGCGGTGCGCGGGGCTGACGTCGGGATCTGAGCCAGGAGGTGATGAAGCATGGGCGGAGCGCGCGGTGGCGCGATTGTTTCGAAAAGTGCGCCGTCGCACACCTCATGAGCCCCGGCCCGCGCGGCGGTTGGTCCGCCCGTGCGGGGCGCGGCTGTGACACACCTCATGGGTGGCGTGGGTCTCGTCCGGCGGCCCGATCCGTACGTCCTTCAACTTCCGCAAGACGCACGGGCTTTGCTCGGCAACGATCTCGGCGGTGCGGT
Coding sequences within:
- a CDS encoding DUF485 domain-containing protein — its product is MSYDVPELPSGGSPCGRPTPYDRPSPAWSTGEEPYDTPPANPRSGAHRTLRLLRRAYRWQRRVATITALGYFAAFLTLTVKAPALMTRPGPGGLPTGLVLALVQIPVTWLAVLLHEAAAHRFVDPLARRARRQSGMAVADREQAP